A single Dermacentor variabilis isolate Ectoservices chromosome 9, ASM5094787v1, whole genome shotgun sequence DNA region contains:
- the LOC142557485 gene encoding uncharacterized protein LOC142557485 isoform X2, producing the protein MDCPTKTVFRGEVEGSNARSKGCKLYSLWPGPKCGNSNMRTGSLGSNSRLPHGASSGGGGSSGAVEVSKHASRLATLSRLFKPWKWKRKKKSDKFEQTSRTLERKISMRATKEELIQRGVLLSDRELGSPTQKGETVTPPSPLLPSPSPPQANGAVVSPDESEPDSTSVIASSPASTGDEAAAPSAASEAENPATAPPILLDMSSLHLSPVGHSGGGGGGGGEPPSLELLTLSALPEPPIAVSEIGPIPPPPMFSNPSPTLGLRFAEVASSLNLRFAAMAERNRQMAAATASQEGSPAAPPTQQQQPPRQQTPLPPRRLVPPEGDDSDDSGVTGDICEAAAPARTGASPAGGGGDGGGPLVEEIPAKEPPRSSALPRKSALKKQQVNGAHATQQQLTAAQARLRPTRIHLSPSGAQSPLPPGLQLHEGSNKENHWPPPPPSASPGGDNHSDSDEDGPINWRDYYGDDEQGRLAAKIARKDSLALKLSQRPDRQELIDKNILQMQSDRERQESREAVGNKLTRRLSLRPTPEELEQRNILKLQTAEELKKEKEQKKKVLIRKLSFRPTIEELKERKIIRFNDYVEVTQAQDYDRRADKPWTRLTPKDKAAIRKELNEFKSMEMEVHEDSRHLTRFHRP; encoded by the exons GTCCCAAGTGCGGGAACAGTAACATGAGGACGGGCTCACTGGGCTCCAACTCGCGGCTTCCGCACGGTGCCAGCAGCGGCGGGGGCGGCTCGAGCGGCGCCGTGGAAGTGAGCAAGCATGCCAGCCGGCTGGCCACCCTGAGCCGCCTCTTCAAGCCCTGGAAGTGGAAGCGGAAAAAGAAGAGCGACAAGTTCGAGCAGACCTCACGCA CCTTGGAGCGCAAAATTTCAATGCGAGCCACAAAAGAAGAGCTCATCCAGCGGGGTGTCCTGCTCTCTGACCGTGAGCTTGGGAGCCCCACGCAGAAAG GGGAAACTGTGACCCCACCCTCCCCACTGCTCCCCTCGCCCTCTCCCCCCCAAGCCAATGGCGCTGTTGTGTCCCCCGACGAGTCGGAACCTGATAGCACGTCTGTGATAGCCTCCTCCCCCGCTTCCACCGGGGACGAAGCCGCAGCGCCCTCCGCTGCCTCTGAGGCAGAGAACCCCGCGACAG CACCCCCGATCCTGCTGGACATGAGCTCTCTGCACCTGTCCCCCGTGGGccacagcggcggcggcggcggtggtggggGGGAGCCCCCTTCCCTGGAACTCCTGACCCTCTCGGCGCTGCCAGAGCCTCCTATAGCAGTGAGCGAGATCGGACCCATCCCGCCCCCGCCAATGTTCTCCAACCCGTCGCCCACGCTAGGGCTACGGTTTGCCGAAG TGGCTTCGAGCCTAAACCTCAGGTTTGCCGCCATGGCGGAGCGCAACCGGCAGATGGCGGCCGCCACTGCATCGCAGGAAGGGTCCCCCGCAGCGCCCCcgacgcagcagcagcaaccgccGCGGCAGCAGACACCCCTGCCGCCGCGCCGGTTGGTGCCTCCCGAGGGCGACGACTCAGACGACTCGGGGGTGACGGGCGACATCTGCGAGGCGGCGGCACCCGCGCGGACGGGAGCCTCGCCCGCCGGCGGCGGTGGAGACGGCGGGGGGCCGCTCGTCGAGGAGATTCCGGCCAAGGAGCCTCCTCGGAGCTCCGCCCTGCCCCGCAAGAGCGCACTCAAGAAGCAGCAGGTCAACGGGGCCCACGCGACACAGCAGCAGCTGACGGCAGCACAAGCCAG GTTGCGGCCAACGCGCATTCACCTGAGCCCCAGTGGGGCCCAGAGTCCCCTGCCTCCCGGGTTGCAACTTCATGAGGGCAGCAACAAGGAGAACCACtggccccccccacccccctccgcCAGCCCCGGCGGTGACAACCACTCAGACTCGGATGAGGATGGCCCCATCAACTGGCGCGACTACTATGGCGACGACGAGCAAG GTCGCCTGGCCGCCAAGATAGCGCGCAAGGACTCGCTGGCCCTCAAGCTTTCCCAGCGGCCCGATCGGCAGGAGCTCATCGACAAAAACATCCTACAGATGCAGTCTGATCGCGAAAGGCAGGAGTCGCGGGAGGCGGTTGGAAACAAATTAACAAG GAGGCTAAGTTTGCGTCCGACGCCTGAAGAGTTAGAACAAAGGAATATTCTCAAGC TTCAGACTGCTGAAGAGCTCAAGAAGGAGAAGGAGCAGAAGAAGAAAGTATTAATACGGAAG TTGAGCTTCCGGCCCACCATCGAGGAACTGAAGGAGAGAAAGATCATTCGCTTCAACGACTACGTCGAGGTGACGCAGGCACAGGACTACGACCGCAGGGCCGACAAACCGTGGACCAGGTTGACGCCTAAAGATAAG GCGGCCATTAGGAAAGAACTGAATGAATTCAAAAGCATGGAGATGGAGGTTCATGAAGACAGCAGGCACCTCACTAG GTTTCACAGGCCTTGA
- the LOC142557485 gene encoding uncharacterized protein LOC142557485 isoform X1 → MSATGSGYLKVRELGHRRHRSNSDPQATAEALAQLRLEDGPKCGNSNMRTGSLGSNSRLPHGASSGGGGSSGAVEVSKHASRLATLSRLFKPWKWKRKKKSDKFEQTSRTLERKISMRATKEELIQRGVLLSDRELGSPTQKGETVTPPSPLLPSPSPPQANGAVVSPDESEPDSTSVIASSPASTGDEAAAPSAASEAENPATAPPILLDMSSLHLSPVGHSGGGGGGGGEPPSLELLTLSALPEPPIAVSEIGPIPPPPMFSNPSPTLGLRFAEVASSLNLRFAAMAERNRQMAAATASQEGSPAAPPTQQQQPPRQQTPLPPRRLVPPEGDDSDDSGVTGDICEAAAPARTGASPAGGGGDGGGPLVEEIPAKEPPRSSALPRKSALKKQQVNGAHATQQQLTAAQARLRPTRIHLSPSGAQSPLPPGLQLHEGSNKENHWPPPPPSASPGGDNHSDSDEDGPINWRDYYGDDEQGRLAAKIARKDSLALKLSQRPDRQELIDKNILQMQSDRERQESREAVGNKLTRRLSLRPTPEELEQRNILKLQTAEELKKEKEQKKKVLIRKLSFRPTIEELKERKIIRFNDYVEVTQAQDYDRRADKPWTRLTPKDKAAIRKELNEFKSMEMEVHEDSRHLTRFHRP, encoded by the exons GTCCCAAGTGCGGGAACAGTAACATGAGGACGGGCTCACTGGGCTCCAACTCGCGGCTTCCGCACGGTGCCAGCAGCGGCGGGGGCGGCTCGAGCGGCGCCGTGGAAGTGAGCAAGCATGCCAGCCGGCTGGCCACCCTGAGCCGCCTCTTCAAGCCCTGGAAGTGGAAGCGGAAAAAGAAGAGCGACAAGTTCGAGCAGACCTCACGCA CCTTGGAGCGCAAAATTTCAATGCGAGCCACAAAAGAAGAGCTCATCCAGCGGGGTGTCCTGCTCTCTGACCGTGAGCTTGGGAGCCCCACGCAGAAAG GGGAAACTGTGACCCCACCCTCCCCACTGCTCCCCTCGCCCTCTCCCCCCCAAGCCAATGGCGCTGTTGTGTCCCCCGACGAGTCGGAACCTGATAGCACGTCTGTGATAGCCTCCTCCCCCGCTTCCACCGGGGACGAAGCCGCAGCGCCCTCCGCTGCCTCTGAGGCAGAGAACCCCGCGACAG CACCCCCGATCCTGCTGGACATGAGCTCTCTGCACCTGTCCCCCGTGGGccacagcggcggcggcggcggtggtggggGGGAGCCCCCTTCCCTGGAACTCCTGACCCTCTCGGCGCTGCCAGAGCCTCCTATAGCAGTGAGCGAGATCGGACCCATCCCGCCCCCGCCAATGTTCTCCAACCCGTCGCCCACGCTAGGGCTACGGTTTGCCGAAG TGGCTTCGAGCCTAAACCTCAGGTTTGCCGCCATGGCGGAGCGCAACCGGCAGATGGCGGCCGCCACTGCATCGCAGGAAGGGTCCCCCGCAGCGCCCCcgacgcagcagcagcaaccgccGCGGCAGCAGACACCCCTGCCGCCGCGCCGGTTGGTGCCTCCCGAGGGCGACGACTCAGACGACTCGGGGGTGACGGGCGACATCTGCGAGGCGGCGGCACCCGCGCGGACGGGAGCCTCGCCCGCCGGCGGCGGTGGAGACGGCGGGGGGCCGCTCGTCGAGGAGATTCCGGCCAAGGAGCCTCCTCGGAGCTCCGCCCTGCCCCGCAAGAGCGCACTCAAGAAGCAGCAGGTCAACGGGGCCCACGCGACACAGCAGCAGCTGACGGCAGCACAAGCCAG GTTGCGGCCAACGCGCATTCACCTGAGCCCCAGTGGGGCCCAGAGTCCCCTGCCTCCCGGGTTGCAACTTCATGAGGGCAGCAACAAGGAGAACCACtggccccccccacccccctccgcCAGCCCCGGCGGTGACAACCACTCAGACTCGGATGAGGATGGCCCCATCAACTGGCGCGACTACTATGGCGACGACGAGCAAG GTCGCCTGGCCGCCAAGATAGCGCGCAAGGACTCGCTGGCCCTCAAGCTTTCCCAGCGGCCCGATCGGCAGGAGCTCATCGACAAAAACATCCTACAGATGCAGTCTGATCGCGAAAGGCAGGAGTCGCGGGAGGCGGTTGGAAACAAATTAACAAG GAGGCTAAGTTTGCGTCCGACGCCTGAAGAGTTAGAACAAAGGAATATTCTCAAGC TTCAGACTGCTGAAGAGCTCAAGAAGGAGAAGGAGCAGAAGAAGAAAGTATTAATACGGAAG TTGAGCTTCCGGCCCACCATCGAGGAACTGAAGGAGAGAAAGATCATTCGCTTCAACGACTACGTCGAGGTGACGCAGGCACAGGACTACGACCGCAGGGCCGACAAACCGTGGACCAGGTTGACGCCTAAAGATAAG GCGGCCATTAGGAAAGAACTGAATGAATTCAAAAGCATGGAGATGGAGGTTCATGAAGACAGCAGGCACCTCACTAG GTTTCACAGGCCTTGA
- the LOC142557485 gene encoding uncharacterized protein LOC142557485 isoform X3, translating to MTCMLVELQPPGRPELPAFVNGPKCGNSNMRTGSLGSNSRLPHGASSGGGGSSGAVEVSKHASRLATLSRLFKPWKWKRKKKSDKFEQTSRTLERKISMRATKEELIQRGVLLSDRELGSPTQKGETVTPPSPLLPSPSPPQANGAVVSPDESEPDSTSVIASSPASTGDEAAAPSAASEAENPATAPPILLDMSSLHLSPVGHSGGGGGGGGEPPSLELLTLSALPEPPIAVSEIGPIPPPPMFSNPSPTLGLRFAEVASSLNLRFAAMAERNRQMAAATASQEGSPAAPPTQQQQPPRQQTPLPPRRLVPPEGDDSDDSGVTGDICEAAAPARTGASPAGGGGDGGGPLVEEIPAKEPPRSSALPRKSALKKQQVNGAHATQQQLTAAQARLRPTRIHLSPSGAQSPLPPGLQLHEGSNKENHWPPPPPSASPGGDNHSDSDEDGPINWRDYYGDDEQGRLAAKIARKDSLALKLSQRPDRQELIDKNILQMQSDRERQESREAVGNKLTRRLSLRPTPEELEQRNILKLQTAEELKKEKEQKKKVLIRKLSFRPTIEELKERKIIRFNDYVEVTQAQDYDRRADKPWTRLTPKDKAAIRKELNEFKSMEMEVHEDSRHLTRFHRP from the exons GTCCCAAGTGCGGGAACAGTAACATGAGGACGGGCTCACTGGGCTCCAACTCGCGGCTTCCGCACGGTGCCAGCAGCGGCGGGGGCGGCTCGAGCGGCGCCGTGGAAGTGAGCAAGCATGCCAGCCGGCTGGCCACCCTGAGCCGCCTCTTCAAGCCCTGGAAGTGGAAGCGGAAAAAGAAGAGCGACAAGTTCGAGCAGACCTCACGCA CCTTGGAGCGCAAAATTTCAATGCGAGCCACAAAAGAAGAGCTCATCCAGCGGGGTGTCCTGCTCTCTGACCGTGAGCTTGGGAGCCCCACGCAGAAAG GGGAAACTGTGACCCCACCCTCCCCACTGCTCCCCTCGCCCTCTCCCCCCCAAGCCAATGGCGCTGTTGTGTCCCCCGACGAGTCGGAACCTGATAGCACGTCTGTGATAGCCTCCTCCCCCGCTTCCACCGGGGACGAAGCCGCAGCGCCCTCCGCTGCCTCTGAGGCAGAGAACCCCGCGACAG CACCCCCGATCCTGCTGGACATGAGCTCTCTGCACCTGTCCCCCGTGGGccacagcggcggcggcggcggtggtggggGGGAGCCCCCTTCCCTGGAACTCCTGACCCTCTCGGCGCTGCCAGAGCCTCCTATAGCAGTGAGCGAGATCGGACCCATCCCGCCCCCGCCAATGTTCTCCAACCCGTCGCCCACGCTAGGGCTACGGTTTGCCGAAG TGGCTTCGAGCCTAAACCTCAGGTTTGCCGCCATGGCGGAGCGCAACCGGCAGATGGCGGCCGCCACTGCATCGCAGGAAGGGTCCCCCGCAGCGCCCCcgacgcagcagcagcaaccgccGCGGCAGCAGACACCCCTGCCGCCGCGCCGGTTGGTGCCTCCCGAGGGCGACGACTCAGACGACTCGGGGGTGACGGGCGACATCTGCGAGGCGGCGGCACCCGCGCGGACGGGAGCCTCGCCCGCCGGCGGCGGTGGAGACGGCGGGGGGCCGCTCGTCGAGGAGATTCCGGCCAAGGAGCCTCCTCGGAGCTCCGCCCTGCCCCGCAAGAGCGCACTCAAGAAGCAGCAGGTCAACGGGGCCCACGCGACACAGCAGCAGCTGACGGCAGCACAAGCCAG GTTGCGGCCAACGCGCATTCACCTGAGCCCCAGTGGGGCCCAGAGTCCCCTGCCTCCCGGGTTGCAACTTCATGAGGGCAGCAACAAGGAGAACCACtggccccccccacccccctccgcCAGCCCCGGCGGTGACAACCACTCAGACTCGGATGAGGATGGCCCCATCAACTGGCGCGACTACTATGGCGACGACGAGCAAG GTCGCCTGGCCGCCAAGATAGCGCGCAAGGACTCGCTGGCCCTCAAGCTTTCCCAGCGGCCCGATCGGCAGGAGCTCATCGACAAAAACATCCTACAGATGCAGTCTGATCGCGAAAGGCAGGAGTCGCGGGAGGCGGTTGGAAACAAATTAACAAG GAGGCTAAGTTTGCGTCCGACGCCTGAAGAGTTAGAACAAAGGAATATTCTCAAGC TTCAGACTGCTGAAGAGCTCAAGAAGGAGAAGGAGCAGAAGAAGAAAGTATTAATACGGAAG TTGAGCTTCCGGCCCACCATCGAGGAACTGAAGGAGAGAAAGATCATTCGCTTCAACGACTACGTCGAGGTGACGCAGGCACAGGACTACGACCGCAGGGCCGACAAACCGTGGACCAGGTTGACGCCTAAAGATAAG GCGGCCATTAGGAAAGAACTGAATGAATTCAAAAGCATGGAGATGGAGGTTCATGAAGACAGCAGGCACCTCACTAG GTTTCACAGGCCTTGA
- the LOC142557485 gene encoding uncharacterized protein LOC142557485 isoform X4 — protein MGERRSKVSRSRSAFSLRGPKCGNSNMRTGSLGSNSRLPHGASSGGGGSSGAVEVSKHASRLATLSRLFKPWKWKRKKKSDKFEQTSRTLERKISMRATKEELIQRGVLLSDRELGSPTQKGETVTPPSPLLPSPSPPQANGAVVSPDESEPDSTSVIASSPASTGDEAAAPSAASEAENPATAPPILLDMSSLHLSPVGHSGGGGGGGGEPPSLELLTLSALPEPPIAVSEIGPIPPPPMFSNPSPTLGLRFAEVASSLNLRFAAMAERNRQMAAATASQEGSPAAPPTQQQQPPRQQTPLPPRRLVPPEGDDSDDSGVTGDICEAAAPARTGASPAGGGGDGGGPLVEEIPAKEPPRSSALPRKSALKKQQVNGAHATQQQLTAAQARLRPTRIHLSPSGAQSPLPPGLQLHEGSNKENHWPPPPPSASPGGDNHSDSDEDGPINWRDYYGDDEQGRLAAKIARKDSLALKLSQRPDRQELIDKNILQMQSDRERQESREAVGNKLTRRLSLRPTPEELEQRNILKLQTAEELKKEKEQKKKVLIRKLSFRPTIEELKERKIIRFNDYVEVTQAQDYDRRADKPWTRLTPKDKAAIRKELNEFKSMEMEVHEDSRHLTRFHRP, from the exons GTCCCAAGTGCGGGAACAGTAACATGAGGACGGGCTCACTGGGCTCCAACTCGCGGCTTCCGCACGGTGCCAGCAGCGGCGGGGGCGGCTCGAGCGGCGCCGTGGAAGTGAGCAAGCATGCCAGCCGGCTGGCCACCCTGAGCCGCCTCTTCAAGCCCTGGAAGTGGAAGCGGAAAAAGAAGAGCGACAAGTTCGAGCAGACCTCACGCA CCTTGGAGCGCAAAATTTCAATGCGAGCCACAAAAGAAGAGCTCATCCAGCGGGGTGTCCTGCTCTCTGACCGTGAGCTTGGGAGCCCCACGCAGAAAG GGGAAACTGTGACCCCACCCTCCCCACTGCTCCCCTCGCCCTCTCCCCCCCAAGCCAATGGCGCTGTTGTGTCCCCCGACGAGTCGGAACCTGATAGCACGTCTGTGATAGCCTCCTCCCCCGCTTCCACCGGGGACGAAGCCGCAGCGCCCTCCGCTGCCTCTGAGGCAGAGAACCCCGCGACAG CACCCCCGATCCTGCTGGACATGAGCTCTCTGCACCTGTCCCCCGTGGGccacagcggcggcggcggcggtggtggggGGGAGCCCCCTTCCCTGGAACTCCTGACCCTCTCGGCGCTGCCAGAGCCTCCTATAGCAGTGAGCGAGATCGGACCCATCCCGCCCCCGCCAATGTTCTCCAACCCGTCGCCCACGCTAGGGCTACGGTTTGCCGAAG TGGCTTCGAGCCTAAACCTCAGGTTTGCCGCCATGGCGGAGCGCAACCGGCAGATGGCGGCCGCCACTGCATCGCAGGAAGGGTCCCCCGCAGCGCCCCcgacgcagcagcagcaaccgccGCGGCAGCAGACACCCCTGCCGCCGCGCCGGTTGGTGCCTCCCGAGGGCGACGACTCAGACGACTCGGGGGTGACGGGCGACATCTGCGAGGCGGCGGCACCCGCGCGGACGGGAGCCTCGCCCGCCGGCGGCGGTGGAGACGGCGGGGGGCCGCTCGTCGAGGAGATTCCGGCCAAGGAGCCTCCTCGGAGCTCCGCCCTGCCCCGCAAGAGCGCACTCAAGAAGCAGCAGGTCAACGGGGCCCACGCGACACAGCAGCAGCTGACGGCAGCACAAGCCAG GTTGCGGCCAACGCGCATTCACCTGAGCCCCAGTGGGGCCCAGAGTCCCCTGCCTCCCGGGTTGCAACTTCATGAGGGCAGCAACAAGGAGAACCACtggccccccccacccccctccgcCAGCCCCGGCGGTGACAACCACTCAGACTCGGATGAGGATGGCCCCATCAACTGGCGCGACTACTATGGCGACGACGAGCAAG GTCGCCTGGCCGCCAAGATAGCGCGCAAGGACTCGCTGGCCCTCAAGCTTTCCCAGCGGCCCGATCGGCAGGAGCTCATCGACAAAAACATCCTACAGATGCAGTCTGATCGCGAAAGGCAGGAGTCGCGGGAGGCGGTTGGAAACAAATTAACAAG GAGGCTAAGTTTGCGTCCGACGCCTGAAGAGTTAGAACAAAGGAATATTCTCAAGC TTCAGACTGCTGAAGAGCTCAAGAAGGAGAAGGAGCAGAAGAAGAAAGTATTAATACGGAAG TTGAGCTTCCGGCCCACCATCGAGGAACTGAAGGAGAGAAAGATCATTCGCTTCAACGACTACGTCGAGGTGACGCAGGCACAGGACTACGACCGCAGGGCCGACAAACCGTGGACCAGGTTGACGCCTAAAGATAAG GCGGCCATTAGGAAAGAACTGAATGAATTCAAAAGCATGGAGATGGAGGTTCATGAAGACAGCAGGCACCTCACTAG GTTTCACAGGCCTTGA
- the LOC142557485 gene encoding phosphatase and actin regulator 2-like isoform X6: MSATGSGYLKVRELGHRRHRSNSDPQATAEALAQLRLEDGPKCGNSNMRTGSLGSNSRLPHGASSGGGGSSGAVEVSKHASRLATLSRLFKPWKWKRKKKSDKFEQTSRTLERKISMRATKEELIQRGVLLSDRELGSPTQKAPPILLDMSSLHLSPVGHSGGGGGGGGEPPSLELLTLSALPEPPIAVSEIGPIPPPPMFSNPSPTLGLRFAEVASSLNLRFAAMAERNRQMAAATASQEGSPAAPPTQQQQPPRQQTPLPPRRLVPPEGDDSDDSGVTGDICEAAAPARTGASPAGGGGDGGGPLVEEIPAKEPPRSSALPRKSALKKQQVNGAHATQQQLTAAQARLRPTRIHLSPSGAQSPLPPGLQLHEGSNKENHWPPPPPSASPGGDNHSDSDEDGPINWRDYYGDDEQGRLAAKIARKDSLALKLSQRPDRQELIDKNILQMQSDRERQESREAVGNKLTRRLSLRPTPEELEQRNILKLQTAEELKKEKEQKKKVLIRKLSFRPTIEELKERKIIRFNDYVEVTQAQDYDRRADKPWTRLTPKDKAAIRKELNEFKSMEMEVHEDSRHLTRFHRP, encoded by the exons GTCCCAAGTGCGGGAACAGTAACATGAGGACGGGCTCACTGGGCTCCAACTCGCGGCTTCCGCACGGTGCCAGCAGCGGCGGGGGCGGCTCGAGCGGCGCCGTGGAAGTGAGCAAGCATGCCAGCCGGCTGGCCACCCTGAGCCGCCTCTTCAAGCCCTGGAAGTGGAAGCGGAAAAAGAAGAGCGACAAGTTCGAGCAGACCTCACGCA CCTTGGAGCGCAAAATTTCAATGCGAGCCACAAAAGAAGAGCTCATCCAGCGGGGTGTCCTGCTCTCTGACCGTGAGCTTGGGAGCCCCACGCAGAAAG CACCCCCGATCCTGCTGGACATGAGCTCTCTGCACCTGTCCCCCGTGGGccacagcggcggcggcggcggtggtggggGGGAGCCCCCTTCCCTGGAACTCCTGACCCTCTCGGCGCTGCCAGAGCCTCCTATAGCAGTGAGCGAGATCGGACCCATCCCGCCCCCGCCAATGTTCTCCAACCCGTCGCCCACGCTAGGGCTACGGTTTGCCGAAG TGGCTTCGAGCCTAAACCTCAGGTTTGCCGCCATGGCGGAGCGCAACCGGCAGATGGCGGCCGCCACTGCATCGCAGGAAGGGTCCCCCGCAGCGCCCCcgacgcagcagcagcaaccgccGCGGCAGCAGACACCCCTGCCGCCGCGCCGGTTGGTGCCTCCCGAGGGCGACGACTCAGACGACTCGGGGGTGACGGGCGACATCTGCGAGGCGGCGGCACCCGCGCGGACGGGAGCCTCGCCCGCCGGCGGCGGTGGAGACGGCGGGGGGCCGCTCGTCGAGGAGATTCCGGCCAAGGAGCCTCCTCGGAGCTCCGCCCTGCCCCGCAAGAGCGCACTCAAGAAGCAGCAGGTCAACGGGGCCCACGCGACACAGCAGCAGCTGACGGCAGCACAAGCCAG GTTGCGGCCAACGCGCATTCACCTGAGCCCCAGTGGGGCCCAGAGTCCCCTGCCTCCCGGGTTGCAACTTCATGAGGGCAGCAACAAGGAGAACCACtggccccccccacccccctccgcCAGCCCCGGCGGTGACAACCACTCAGACTCGGATGAGGATGGCCCCATCAACTGGCGCGACTACTATGGCGACGACGAGCAAG GTCGCCTGGCCGCCAAGATAGCGCGCAAGGACTCGCTGGCCCTCAAGCTTTCCCAGCGGCCCGATCGGCAGGAGCTCATCGACAAAAACATCCTACAGATGCAGTCTGATCGCGAAAGGCAGGAGTCGCGGGAGGCGGTTGGAAACAAATTAACAAG GAGGCTAAGTTTGCGTCCGACGCCTGAAGAGTTAGAACAAAGGAATATTCTCAAGC TTCAGACTGCTGAAGAGCTCAAGAAGGAGAAGGAGCAGAAGAAGAAAGTATTAATACGGAAG TTGAGCTTCCGGCCCACCATCGAGGAACTGAAGGAGAGAAAGATCATTCGCTTCAACGACTACGTCGAGGTGACGCAGGCACAGGACTACGACCGCAGGGCCGACAAACCGTGGACCAGGTTGACGCCTAAAGATAAG GCGGCCATTAGGAAAGAACTGAATGAATTCAAAAGCATGGAGATGGAGGTTCATGAAGACAGCAGGCACCTCACTAG GTTTCACAGGCCTTGA
- the LOC142557485 gene encoding phosphatase and actin regulator 2-like isoform X7 has protein sequence MSATGSGYLKVRELGHRRHRSNSDPQATAEALAQLRLEDGPKCGNSNMRTGSLGSNSRLPHGASSGGGGSSGAVEVSKHASRLATLSRLFKPWKWKRKKKSDKFEQTSRTLERKISMRATKEELIQRGVLLSDRELGSPTQKVASSLNLRFAAMAERNRQMAAATASQEGSPAAPPTQQQQPPRQQTPLPPRRLVPPEGDDSDDSGVTGDICEAAAPARTGASPAGGGGDGGGPLVEEIPAKEPPRSSALPRKSALKKQQVNGAHATQQQLTAAQARLRPTRIHLSPSGAQSPLPPGLQLHEGSNKENHWPPPPPSASPGGDNHSDSDEDGPINWRDYYGDDEQGRLAAKIARKDSLALKLSQRPDRQELIDKNILQMQSDRERQESREAVGNKLTRRLSLRPTPEELEQRNILKLQTAEELKKEKEQKKKVLIRKLSFRPTIEELKERKIIRFNDYVEVTQAQDYDRRADKPWTRLTPKDKAAIRKELNEFKSMEMEVHEDSRHLTRFHRP, from the exons GTCCCAAGTGCGGGAACAGTAACATGAGGACGGGCTCACTGGGCTCCAACTCGCGGCTTCCGCACGGTGCCAGCAGCGGCGGGGGCGGCTCGAGCGGCGCCGTGGAAGTGAGCAAGCATGCCAGCCGGCTGGCCACCCTGAGCCGCCTCTTCAAGCCCTGGAAGTGGAAGCGGAAAAAGAAGAGCGACAAGTTCGAGCAGACCTCACGCA CCTTGGAGCGCAAAATTTCAATGCGAGCCACAAAAGAAGAGCTCATCCAGCGGGGTGTCCTGCTCTCTGACCGTGAGCTTGGGAGCCCCACGCAGAAAG TGGCTTCGAGCCTAAACCTCAGGTTTGCCGCCATGGCGGAGCGCAACCGGCAGATGGCGGCCGCCACTGCATCGCAGGAAGGGTCCCCCGCAGCGCCCCcgacgcagcagcagcaaccgccGCGGCAGCAGACACCCCTGCCGCCGCGCCGGTTGGTGCCTCCCGAGGGCGACGACTCAGACGACTCGGGGGTGACGGGCGACATCTGCGAGGCGGCGGCACCCGCGCGGACGGGAGCCTCGCCCGCCGGCGGCGGTGGAGACGGCGGGGGGCCGCTCGTCGAGGAGATTCCGGCCAAGGAGCCTCCTCGGAGCTCCGCCCTGCCCCGCAAGAGCGCACTCAAGAAGCAGCAGGTCAACGGGGCCCACGCGACACAGCAGCAGCTGACGGCAGCACAAGCCAG GTTGCGGCCAACGCGCATTCACCTGAGCCCCAGTGGGGCCCAGAGTCCCCTGCCTCCCGGGTTGCAACTTCATGAGGGCAGCAACAAGGAGAACCACtggccccccccacccccctccgcCAGCCCCGGCGGTGACAACCACTCAGACTCGGATGAGGATGGCCCCATCAACTGGCGCGACTACTATGGCGACGACGAGCAAG GTCGCCTGGCCGCCAAGATAGCGCGCAAGGACTCGCTGGCCCTCAAGCTTTCCCAGCGGCCCGATCGGCAGGAGCTCATCGACAAAAACATCCTACAGATGCAGTCTGATCGCGAAAGGCAGGAGTCGCGGGAGGCGGTTGGAAACAAATTAACAAG GAGGCTAAGTTTGCGTCCGACGCCTGAAGAGTTAGAACAAAGGAATATTCTCAAGC TTCAGACTGCTGAAGAGCTCAAGAAGGAGAAGGAGCAGAAGAAGAAAGTATTAATACGGAAG TTGAGCTTCCGGCCCACCATCGAGGAACTGAAGGAGAGAAAGATCATTCGCTTCAACGACTACGTCGAGGTGACGCAGGCACAGGACTACGACCGCAGGGCCGACAAACCGTGGACCAGGTTGACGCCTAAAGATAAG GCGGCCATTAGGAAAGAACTGAATGAATTCAAAAGCATGGAGATGGAGGTTCATGAAGACAGCAGGCACCTCACTAG GTTTCACAGGCCTTGA